One part of the Eucalyptus grandis isolate ANBG69807.140 chromosome 10, ASM1654582v1, whole genome shotgun sequence genome encodes these proteins:
- the LOC104421378 gene encoding outer envelope protein 61, which yields MFNGMMDPELFKLAQEQMNRMSPAELAKIQQQMMSNPELMRMASESMKNMRPEDLRQAAEQLKHVRPEEMAEIGEKMANASPEEIAAVRARADAQMTYEINAAKILKKEGNELHSRGRFKDASQKYLRAKNNLKGIPSSEGKNLLLACSLNLMSCYLKTRQYEECIKEGSEALACEEKNLKAFYRRGQAYRELGQLKDAVSDLRKAHEISPDDETIAQVLRDTEESLTKEGGSAPRGVVIEEITEEDETLASVNHESPSEYSEKRHQESEDAHKGPINGDIMGQMTNSESLKALKGDPDAIRSFQNFISNADPTTLAAMGAGNAGEVSPDLIKTASSMIGKMSAEELQKMIQLASSFPGENPYVTRNSDSNSNSFGNGSIPNVSPDMLKTASDMMSKMSPDDLQRMFEMASSSRGKDPSLDANHASSSSGANLAANLNHILGESEPSSSYHIPSSSRNISSSPLSNFPSSPGDMQEQIRNQMKDPAMRQMFTSMMKNMSPEMMANMGKQFGLELSPEDAAKAQEAMSSLSPEMLDKMMRWADRAQRGVETAKKTKNWLLGRPGMILAICMLLLAVILHRLGFIGS from the exons ATGTTCAACGGAATGATGGATCCCGAGCTCTTCAAGCTCGCCCAGGAGCAGATGAACCGCATGTCCCCCGCTGAGCTGGCCAAGATCCAGCAACAG ATGATGTCTAATCCTGAATTGATGAGAATGGCCTCTGAGAGCATGAAGAAtatgaggcctgaagatttacGACAAGCGGCAGAACAATTAAAGCATGTTCGTCCTGAGGAGATGGCTGAGATTGGTGAGAAGATGGCTAATGCTAGCCCTGAGGAGATTGCAGCTGTACGCGCTCGTGCGGATGCCCAGATGACTTATGAGATCAATGCAGCTAAAATTCTCAAGAAAGAG GGGAATGAACTTCATAGCCGGGGGAGGTTTAAGGATGCCTCGCAGAAGTATTTGCGT GCCAAGAATAACTTAAAAGGAATTCCGTCGTCTGAAGGCAAGAATCTTTTATTGGCATGCTCCCTTAACTTGATGTCCTGCTACTTGAAAACAAGGCAGTACGAGGAATGCATAAAGGAAGGCTCTGAG GCTTTAGCATGTGAGGAGAAAAATCTCAAAGCTTTCTACAGGAGGGGCCAAGCATATAGAGAATTAGGTCAATTGAAG GATGCGGTCTCTGACTTGAGAAAGGCACATGAAATTTCTCCTGATGATGAAACAATTGCGCAGGTTCTAAG GGATACTGAGGAAAGTTTGACCAAAGAAGGTGGTTCTGCACCAAGAG GGGTGGTCATTGAGGAAATAACTGAAGAAGATGAGACTTTGGCCTCTGTGAACCATGAAAGCCCATCAGAATATTCAGAGAAGCGGCATCAGGAATCAGAGGATGCCCACAAGGGTCCAATTAATGGTGATATTATGGGTCAAATGACCAATTCTGAAAGCTTGAAAGCTTTGAAAGGTGACCCAGATGCAATCAG GTCATTCCAGAATTTTATTTCTAATGCTGATCCCACAACTTTGGCTGCAATGGGTGCGGGAAATGCTGGAGAGGTATCCCCTGACTTGATTAAGACCGCTTCTAGTATGATTGGCAAGATGTCAGCAGAAGAACTCCAGAAGATGATTCAGCTGGCTTCATCGTTTCCCGGGGAAAACCCTTATGTCACAAGAAACTCAGATAGTAATTCCAATAGCTTTGGAAATGGATCAATTCCTAATGTGTCGCCTGACATGTTAAAAACTGCGAGCGATATGATGAGTAAGATGTCACCTGATGATCTTCAGAGGATGTTTGAAATGGCATCTTCTTCGAGAGGGAAGGACCCTTCTCTGGATGCTAACCATGCAAGTTCAAGCTCTGGGGCGAATTTGGCCGCCAATTTGAATCATATTTTGGGTGAAAGTGAACCGAGTTCGTCTTATCACATACCTTCAAGTTCAAGGAATATTTCATCTTCTCCTCTATCAAATTTCCCATCATCACCAGGTGATATGCAAGAGCAGataagaaatcaaatgaaaGACCCAGCTATGAGGCAGATGTTTACATCTATGATGAAGAATATGAGTCCAGAGATGATGGCAAACATGGGCAAACAGTTTGGACTCGAGCTTTCTCCAGAAGACGCTGCAAAAGCCCAGGAAGCAATGTCTTCTTTATCACCAGAGATGTTGGACAAGATG ATGCGCTGGGCAGACAGGGCTCAAAGAGGAGTCGAGACAGCTAAGAAGACCAAGAACTGGTTGCTTGGGCGGCCCGGTATGATTTTGGCCATATGCATGCTCCTCTTGGCAGTGATCCTTCACCGGCTTGGCTTTATCGGGAGCTAG
- the LOC104421379 gene encoding protein BUNDLE SHEATH DEFECTIVE 2, chloroplastic has product MPCLASPNYRITLGNLEFPSSLAKKSREREKKTNSRELLHKFPLLASLSMAAATALHSLSSLSLPTSSPSPPGHAPPFLCTCCCGGGGLQHPPPVPALVCSCRPELGPLRPAGGDLLLARPLLLFGGLDRTLDTQTVLATVSVLAAIALSLVLGLKGEPVPCDRCAGNGGTKCVFCENGKMKQETGLVDCKVCKGAGLIFCKKCGGSGYSRRL; this is encoded by the exons ATGCCTTGCTTGGCTTCCCCGAATTACCGGATTACCCTCGGTAATCTGGAgtttccttcctctctcg cgaaaaaaagtcgagagagagagaagaaaacgaACTCCCGCGAGCTCCTCCACAAGTTCCCTCTCCTTGCTTCTCTATCCATGGCCGCTGCAACCGCGCTCcactccctctcctctctctctcttcccacgTCGTCCCCCTCGCCGCCGGGCCACGCGCCGCCGTTCCTCTGCACctgctgctgcggcggcggcggcctccAGCACCCGCCGCCGGTCCCCGCGCTCGTCTGCTCCTGCCGCCCCGAGCTCGGGCCGCTCCGGCCGGCGGGCGGCGACCTCCTGCTCGCCCGCCCCCTCTTGCTGTTCGGCGGGCTCGACAGGACGCTGGACACGCAGACCGTGCTCGCCACCGTGAGTGTCCTCGCCGCCATTGCCCTCTCTCTGGTCCTCGGTCTCAAG gGCGAACCTGTGCCTTGTGACCGATGCGCTGGCAATg GTGGCACAAAATGCGTTTTTTGTGAGAATGGAAAGATGAAGCAGGAAACAGGCTTGGTGGACTGCAAAGTTTGCAAGGGGGCAG GATTGATTTTCTGCAAGAAGTGTGGGGGTTCTGGATACTCTAGACGTCTATGA